From one Thalassospira lucentensis genomic stretch:
- a CDS encoding CynX/NimT family MFS transporter has product MSVTPNVVRSTELGAPASPPLPPFTVTEEAPGIVPAARIPLGIGIVCLVLIALGLRPAIVSIGPILPDMINDFALSHTQASLLTAIPTLLMGLLALPTPWLSRRFGRDRAIIAALFLLAVATAGRAVSESTTVLFIATAAVGVGIAIAGALAPGFVKESFPSRVAMLMGIYAMALSLGSTFAASATGILTDLFGSWRVPAGAWAIPAILGVIAWLHVERRGTKSLRLKTKISSAKLPVRNRTAWFVATFFALNNVMFYSYISWIAPVYVDLGHSASSAGVILACFTLAFMSANPLFGAISRNEDRRVYLGLGAAISLTGAIWIAVAPDGFPLVAISLAAFGTGGAFTLSMTLPLDNAQTDGEATSWNAFVMTVSYLVGATGPVLVGFLRDLTGSFDMPMWVLVAVSAAMLATTPLLRPYHHRQTAKDSLIQINFEQHGEPK; this is encoded by the coding sequence ATGTCAGTGACCCCGAACGTCGTCAGGAGCACAGAGTTAGGTGCTCCTGCGTCTCCCCCCCTTCCTCCGTTCACCGTTACCGAAGAGGCACCCGGCATTGTGCCGGCTGCACGAATCCCGCTTGGTATCGGCATTGTCTGCCTGGTCCTTATCGCGCTGGGACTGCGGCCCGCGATCGTGTCAATCGGCCCCATCCTCCCAGATATGATCAATGACTTTGCACTTTCACATACCCAGGCATCGTTGCTGACCGCCATTCCCACGTTATTAATGGGGCTGCTCGCACTGCCGACACCTTGGCTTTCCCGTCGCTTCGGCCGGGATCGTGCAATCATTGCTGCCCTTTTCTTGCTTGCAGTAGCAACCGCCGGCCGGGCTGTTTCGGAATCGACAACCGTCCTGTTTATTGCAACCGCGGCTGTCGGCGTGGGCATTGCGATCGCCGGCGCGCTCGCACCCGGTTTTGTCAAGGAAAGCTTTCCCAGCCGGGTTGCCATGCTGATGGGAATCTATGCCATGGCCTTGTCGCTGGGCAGTACGTTTGCAGCCAGTGCGACCGGTATTCTGACCGATCTTTTCGGATCCTGGCGTGTACCTGCCGGGGCTTGGGCCATACCGGCAATCCTTGGTGTCATTGCCTGGCTCCATGTTGAAAGGCGCGGCACAAAGTCTCTCCGACTGAAGACAAAAATATCCAGTGCAAAGTTGCCGGTGCGCAACCGTACGGCTTGGTTTGTTGCCACGTTCTTTGCCCTCAATAATGTGATGTTCTACAGCTATATATCCTGGATCGCGCCAGTCTATGTCGACCTTGGACATTCCGCGTCATCAGCCGGCGTGATACTGGCCTGCTTTACCTTGGCATTTATGTCTGCAAACCCGTTATTCGGCGCAATTAGCCGTAACGAAGACAGGCGCGTATACCTTGGACTGGGAGCCGCTATCAGCCTGACAGGTGCCATCTGGATCGCCGTTGCACCCGATGGTTTCCCACTGGTTGCCATTTCACTCGCCGCATTCGGCACTGGCGGTGCTTTCACGCTCTCAATGACCTTGCCGCTCGACAATGCCCAGACAGACGGCGAGGCAACGTCCTGGAACGCTTTTGTCATGACGGTAAGCTATCTTGTCGGCGCGACCGGACCGGTGCTTGTTGGTTTTCTGCGCGACCTGACCGGTAGTTTCGATATGCCTATGTGGGTTCTTGTCGCTGTGAGTGCGGCGATGCTCGCGACGACACCACTTCTTCGGCCATATCACCATCGCCAGACTGCCAAGGACAGCCTGATTCAAATTAATTTCGAACAACATGGAGAGCCAAAATGA
- a CDS encoding hydrolase, which produces MEKLELLTPKNSQIIFIDHQPQMAFGVQSIDRQVLKNNTVGLAKAAKIFNIPTTITTVETESFSGHTYPELLAVFPENPLLERTSMNSWDDQKVRDALAANGRKKVIVSGLWTEVCNNSFAFCAMLEGGYEIYMVADASGGTSVDAHNYAMDRMVQAGVVPVTWQQVLLEWQRDWAHRETYNDVMALVKEHSGAYGMGVDYAYTMVHKAPERVEHGPRIAPKAAS; this is translated from the coding sequence TTGGAAAAGCTCGAACTTCTTACTCCGAAAAATTCGCAGATCATCTTCATCGATCACCAGCCGCAAATGGCATTCGGCGTTCAGTCGATTGATCGTCAGGTTCTGAAAAACAACACCGTTGGCCTTGCGAAGGCTGCCAAGATTTTCAACATCCCGACCACGATCACGACCGTCGAAACCGAGAGCTTTTCGGGGCATACCTATCCGGAACTTCTGGCAGTATTTCCTGAAAATCCGCTTCTTGAACGGACCTCGATGAATTCCTGGGACGATCAGAAAGTACGCGATGCACTGGCGGCAAACGGCCGCAAAAAAGTAATCGTTTCCGGCCTGTGGACCGAAGTCTGTAACAACTCCTTCGCGTTCTGTGCGATGCTTGAAGGCGGTTATGAAATCTATATGGTCGCCGATGCATCCGGCGGTACGTCGGTCGATGCGCATAATTATGCGATGGATCGTATGGTGCAGGCCGGTGTCGTACCGGTCACCTGGCAGCAGGTTCTGCTGGAATGGCAGCGCGACTGGGCACACCGTGAAACCTACAACGATGTCATGGCACTCGTGAAAGAACATTCCGGCGCATATGGCATGGGCGTCGATTATGCCTACACCATGGTTCACAAGGCACCGGAACGTGTTGAACATGGTCCCCGGATTGCGCCAAAAGCAGCTTCCTGA
- a CDS encoding LysR family transcriptional regulator, with protein MNIEDIETFVVVADAGGVSPAARRLGISKSIVSRRLFRLEAALGVQLLARTTRGAALTEPGVAFREHAAKVSAEIEIARDTIMPTGDIRGRLRIAMPLSLGPTHFAPVLAKMAQRYPQLQLHASYSDRFADLIAEGFDCAIRVGHLENSNLLAKRIGPIHLKLVASPSYIETHGAPETPKELIGHQALMQGTESWKFMDCDRIISVQPQGRFKSDNGIALTAAATAGLGLAYLPDSLICEYLRSGTLIPVMTSYPPPPAAAYVVRPPGQHPVRKVQVLTEMLIEHLEQNPCLEGRNRGLPQISD; from the coding sequence TTGAATATAGAAGACATAGAAACATTCGTCGTAGTTGCCGATGCGGGAGGCGTTTCGCCCGCTGCACGGCGGCTCGGCATATCCAAATCAATTGTCAGTCGCAGGCTCTTTCGGCTTGAAGCAGCGCTTGGTGTGCAGCTTCTTGCCCGAACAACAAGAGGGGCTGCCCTCACCGAGCCCGGGGTTGCATTTCGCGAACACGCCGCAAAGGTGAGTGCCGAAATCGAAATTGCGAGGGATACGATCATGCCCACGGGGGATATTCGGGGGCGCCTAAGAATTGCCATGCCGCTCTCATTGGGACCAACACATTTTGCACCCGTTCTTGCGAAGATGGCGCAACGCTATCCCCAGCTTCAGCTTCATGCTTCCTACAGCGACCGTTTTGCTGACCTTATCGCCGAAGGTTTTGATTGCGCGATCCGGGTGGGCCACCTTGAAAATTCCAACTTGCTCGCTAAGCGTATTGGCCCTATCCATTTAAAACTTGTCGCAAGCCCGTCTTACATCGAGACACATGGAGCGCCGGAAACACCCAAAGAACTCATAGGGCATCAGGCCCTTATGCAGGGAACAGAGTCCTGGAAATTTATGGATTGCGACAGGATCATCTCGGTGCAACCTCAGGGACGCTTCAAATCTGACAACGGCATCGCTCTTACCGCTGCGGCAACCGCCGGGCTGGGCCTTGCGTACCTTCCTGACAGCTTGATCTGTGAATATTTAAGATCCGGTACCCTGATTCCGGTCATGACAAGCTATCCCCCGCCACCGGCGGCGGCATATGTTGTCCGGCCACCTGGCCAGCATCCTGTCCGAAAAGTTCAAGTCCTTACCGAAATGCTGATTGAGCATCTCGAACAAAACCCATGTCTTGAGGGAAGAAATCGAGGTTTACCGCAAATCTCTGACTAA
- a CDS encoding DoxX family protein, which yields METGAPNQVCFSVTDNFRFLYHENNVMTPAPISKLLNSVIFELGIRVALTCPFWLSGLTKLFNWSAAIGEMNHFGLSPAAPLAAGIILLQLGGSIAIILGRQVWLAAGALGIFTAVATLTAHAYWTFPEAERAGQSNIFFEHVAIIAGLALVAILSEKTSRRI from the coding sequence TTGGAAACCGGCGCACCGAACCAGGTTTGTTTCAGCGTAACTGACAATTTCCGTTTCCTTTACCATGAGAACAATGTCATGACACCAGCCCCCATCTCGAAATTGTTAAACAGCGTTATATTTGAACTGGGTATCCGGGTTGCTCTGACCTGTCCGTTTTGGCTGTCTGGTTTGACAAAACTGTTCAACTGGTCGGCAGCGATAGGTGAGATGAACCATTTCGGACTTTCGCCCGCGGCACCACTGGCAGCAGGCATTATTCTTCTCCAGCTGGGTGGCTCTATTGCCATCATCCTGGGGCGCCAAGTGTGGCTGGCCGCTGGCGCATTGGGAATATTTACCGCTGTGGCGACACTCACTGCACATGCGTACTGGACTTTTCCAGAGGCAGAGCGCGCCGGACAAAGCAACATATTTTTTGAGCATGTTGCGATCATTGCAGGGCTCGCACTTGTAGCAATTCTGTCCGAAAAAACATCCCGACGCATTTAG
- a CDS encoding amidohydrolase, producing MSKTAETIIHNARITTLDPKNPEVDAIAIVDGKVLAIGAEADMRKFADGKTKMINGGGRRIIPGLNDSHTHLIRGGLNYNMELRWENVPSVADALRMLKAQAAVTPAPQWVRVVGGWSEFQFAERRMPTLDEINAAAPDTPVFILHLYGRALLNQAAIKVLGFDKNTPNPPGGVIEKDAKGNPTGLLLAKPSALILYSTLAKGPKLPIEDQINSTRHYMREMNRLGITSVIDAGGGGQNSPEDYDVIRRLHDDGQMTVRIAYNLFAQNAGNELSDYERWVGMTEPGAGDDMLRMNGAGENLAWSAADFENFLEPRPDLAPVMESELEPIVELLAEREWPFRIHATYDETIDRFLGVFERVNGKQPFKTRFIIDHAETVSERNIERIKALGGGIAIQHRMAFQGEYFVDRYGKDAAMATPPVSKMLEYGLPVGAGTDATRVASYDPWVGLYWLTTGKTVGGMSLYDNDNVLDRETALMLWTKGSAWFSGEADVKGSLAPGQYADLAVLSADYMAVPPEEIRRINSVMTMVGGKVVYGEGGYQSLSPEIPPASPSWSPVLHQQSPAQRPEASTHERACHDGCSHGCGVHGHDHGIAWNNPIPVADSKSFWGALGCSCFAV from the coding sequence ATGAGCAAGACAGCCGAAACAATCATCCACAATGCCCGCATTACGACGCTTGATCCAAAAAATCCGGAAGTCGACGCAATTGCGATTGTCGATGGCAAAGTATTGGCCATCGGCGCCGAAGCCGATATGCGCAAGTTTGCCGATGGCAAAACCAAAATGATCAATGGCGGCGGCCGTCGCATCATTCCGGGACTTAATGACAGCCATACCCACCTTATTCGCGGCGGGTTGAACTACAATATGGAATTGCGCTGGGAAAATGTTCCATCAGTCGCAGATGCCCTGCGCATGCTCAAAGCACAGGCCGCTGTCACGCCTGCACCGCAATGGGTGCGTGTCGTTGGCGGCTGGTCGGAATTCCAGTTTGCCGAACGCCGGATGCCAACCCTTGATGAAATCAATGCTGCCGCACCAGATACGCCGGTTTTCATCCTGCACCTTTATGGGCGTGCTTTATTGAACCAGGCCGCAATCAAGGTTCTTGGTTTTGATAAAAACACACCAAACCCGCCCGGTGGTGTCATTGAAAAGGATGCCAAGGGTAATCCGACCGGTTTGCTGCTGGCGAAACCATCTGCCTTGATTCTGTATTCTACGCTGGCCAAGGGTCCCAAGCTTCCGATTGAGGATCAGATCAATTCCACCCGTCACTATATGCGTGAAATGAACCGGCTTGGCATCACCAGCGTCATTGATGCGGGCGGCGGCGGACAGAATTCTCCCGAAGATTACGATGTCATTCGCCGTCTGCATGATGACGGGCAGATGACCGTCCGCATCGCCTATAACCTGTTTGCGCAAAACGCCGGGAACGAGCTTAGCGATTATGAACGCTGGGTCGGAATGACCGAACCGGGTGCTGGCGATGATATGTTGCGGATGAACGGCGCCGGTGAAAACCTTGCCTGGTCCGCAGCAGATTTTGAAAACTTCCTTGAACCGCGCCCCGATCTGGCGCCGGTCATGGAAAGCGAACTCGAACCCATCGTCGAATTGCTGGCTGAACGCGAATGGCCGTTCCGCATTCATGCGACCTATGACGAAACCATCGACCGTTTCCTCGGTGTTTTCGAACGGGTGAATGGCAAACAGCCGTTCAAGACGCGGTTTATCATTGATCATGCTGAGACCGTTTCCGAACGCAATATCGAACGGATCAAGGCACTGGGCGGCGGGATCGCGATCCAGCATCGCATGGCCTTCCAAGGCGAATATTTTGTCGACCGTTACGGCAAGGATGCTGCCATGGCGACCCCGCCTGTTTCCAAAATGCTGGAATATGGTCTTCCGGTCGGGGCGGGAACGGATGCGACCCGCGTTGCATCCTATGACCCGTGGGTCGGTCTTTACTGGCTTACTACCGGCAAGACGGTTGGCGGTATGTCGCTTTACGACAATGACAACGTTCTTGATCGTGAAACTGCGCTCATGCTGTGGACGAAAGGGTCGGCATGGTTCTCGGGCGAGGCGGATGTCAAAGGGTCGCTTGCGCCGGGGCAATATGCTGATCTGGCAGTTCTGTCGGCGGATTATATGGCCGTCCCGCCCGAAGAAATCCGTCGGATCAACTCGGTCATGACCATGGTTGGCGGCAAAGTGGTTTACGGCGAAGGAGGGTATCAGTCCCTGTCGCCGGAAATCCCACCAGCATCGCCATCCTGGAGTCCGGTTTTACATCAACAAAGCCCGGCCCAACGTCCTGAAGCCTCAACACATGAACGTGCCTGCCACGATGGTTGTTCGCATGGTTGCGGCGTTCACGGCCACGACCATGGCATTGCATGGAACAATCCAATCCCGGTTGCAGACAGCAAATCTTTCTGGGGCGCGCTGGGTTGTTCCTGCTTCGCGGTATAG
- a CDS encoding SDR family oxidoreductase, translating into MKIFIIGVAGGVGLRIAEQLVKSGDAPLGLVRKPEQAEALAANDIQTTMGDLVAMSVNELAEKMLGFDAVIFSAGAGGKGGPEARTQVDGSGPGKVATAAKQAGIRRFILVSVFPEAWRERHMNESFEHYMVEKKRAETELVLTDLDWLIVRPSALTNEPGTGRVDLGLAKIHTQIARDDLATTITALLRTPDLNREIIEVTGGNVAIEAAIDTFKNTRRR; encoded by the coding sequence ATGAAGATATTTATCATCGGTGTTGCTGGTGGTGTTGGTCTTCGGATAGCAGAACAGCTTGTCAAATCGGGTGATGCCCCCTTGGGTCTCGTTAGGAAACCTGAGCAGGCGGAGGCCCTGGCCGCTAACGACATTCAGACGACAATGGGCGACTTGGTCGCGATGTCCGTCAACGAACTGGCCGAAAAAATGCTTGGATTTGATGCTGTTATCTTCAGCGCAGGTGCAGGCGGCAAAGGAGGCCCCGAGGCAAGAACACAAGTTGATGGCAGCGGACCAGGCAAGGTGGCTACCGCAGCAAAACAGGCAGGTATACGCCGCTTCATACTGGTTTCGGTCTTTCCTGAAGCTTGGCGTGAACGCCACATGAATGAGTCGTTCGAACATTACATGGTCGAGAAAAAACGAGCAGAGACCGAATTGGTGCTCACTGATCTTGATTGGTTAATCGTGCGTCCCTCTGCACTGACGAACGAGCCTGGCACAGGACGCGTCGATCTTGGCTTGGCCAAAATCCACACCCAGATCGCCCGAGACGACCTTGCGACAACGATTACCGCGCTACTACGAACCCCTGACCTTAATCGGGAGATCATCGAAGTAACCGGTGGAAATGTTGCAATCGAAGCTGCAATTGACACGTTCAAGAATACCAGACGCCGGTAG
- a CDS encoding DUF1427 family protein, with translation MTVSPYVVSLGIGLGVGVIYALLGTRSPAPPVIALLGLLGMLAGETAVNWAKDRMSAQEAAAHCLHGKSFGVASDAKGAQTKCGPASPETKS, from the coding sequence ATGACTGTTTCCCCTTATGTCGTTTCACTTGGAATCGGGCTTGGTGTTGGTGTGATTTATGCGCTGCTGGGAACCCGATCCCCAGCCCCACCCGTCATCGCACTCCTTGGACTGCTTGGTATGCTCGCCGGTGAAACTGCGGTGAACTGGGCCAAAGACAGGATGTCTGCCCAAGAAGCCGCTGCACACTGCCTACATGGCAAATCATTTGGTGTAGCAAGTGACGCCAAAGGTGCTCAAACCAAGTGTGGCCCAGCATCGCCTGAAACAAAATCATAA
- a CDS encoding LysE family translocator, with protein MELSSYIAFILISAAQSATPGPSTLFLVNNALAFGWRRALGALSGDLVAIALLATLSVVGLGALLEAYPLIFLSLRLLGAFYVLWLGWTYLRPVNQPKEVDGTAEIVRGRNGLALWFHSFGVGISNPKAVLFFAALFPQFIPAESGPAVLALLVLTFVVAKLVVLGGYAIGARHVVKLFQKPQHARRGRALTGVIFIVFGVLMIVSAIPNS; from the coding sequence ATGGAATTATCATCATATATTGCCTTTATCTTGATCAGCGCAGCTCAAAGCGCGACGCCCGGTCCGTCGACATTGTTTCTCGTTAACAATGCTCTTGCCTTTGGGTGGCGTCGCGCATTGGGCGCACTAAGTGGCGATCTTGTCGCAATTGCACTGCTAGCCACACTTTCGGTGGTCGGCTTGGGTGCTTTGCTAGAAGCGTATCCGCTGATTTTTCTTAGTCTGCGCCTGCTTGGTGCGTTCTATGTTTTGTGGCTGGGATGGACTTATCTCAGACCCGTCAATCAACCGAAAGAGGTCGACGGAACTGCAGAGATAGTACGTGGACGCAACGGATTGGCTCTCTGGTTTCACTCATTCGGCGTCGGGATCAGCAACCCAAAGGCGGTTTTGTTTTTTGCGGCCCTGTTCCCGCAGTTTATTCCCGCTGAGAGCGGCCCAGCTGTTCTGGCACTTCTGGTTTTGACGTTTGTCGTTGCAAAGCTTGTTGTTCTTGGTGGTTACGCCATCGGGGCGCGGCACGTCGTAAAGCTGTTTCAAAAGCCGCAACATGCAAGGCGTGGGCGTGCGTTGACTGGCGTAATCTTTATTGTTTTTGGCGTGCTTATGATCGTGTCTGCGATCCCGAATTCCTAG
- a CDS encoding pirin family protein, producing the protein MSWNPALQPGCPDDVDTGAIETLIVPRARDLGGFEVRRALPAPKRQMVGPFIFFDQAGPAEFLTGLGVDVRPHPHIGLGTVTYLFRGDFHHRDSTGADQIIRPGELNWMVAGRGVSHSERTSAQARSGPNSLFGIQTWLALPDQYEDIAPTFEHHNKETLPIIEDSGVKLRLILGNAYGKVAPATMLSETFYADVMLEAGGRLPLPDNHEDRGIYIVEGSILIAGQEYQSSQMMVFRPGDKITVSAGEKGARIMILGGSTLEGPRYIWWNFVASSKERIEEAKAEWRAANWGKGRFDLPLNDRDEYIPMPA; encoded by the coding sequence ATGAGTTGGAACCCCGCATTGCAACCGGGCTGCCCCGATGATGTAGATACTGGGGCGATTGAGACACTTATTGTCCCGCGCGCAAGAGATCTTGGCGGTTTTGAGGTTCGTCGCGCCTTGCCTGCACCAAAGCGGCAGATGGTGGGACCCTTCATCTTCTTTGATCAGGCGGGACCGGCAGAATTTCTGACCGGCCTAGGTGTTGATGTAAGACCACACCCGCATATCGGTCTTGGCACAGTAACGTATCTTTTCCGCGGTGATTTCCATCATCGGGATAGTACAGGGGCAGACCAGATCATCCGTCCCGGTGAGTTGAACTGGATGGTTGCCGGGCGCGGTGTATCCCACTCAGAGCGGACTTCAGCGCAAGCCCGGTCTGGGCCCAACAGTTTGTTCGGGATACAGACTTGGCTCGCACTACCAGATCAGTACGAGGATATAGCCCCGACATTCGAACACCATAATAAAGAGACGCTGCCAATAATCGAGGATTCGGGCGTCAAGCTTCGACTAATTCTCGGCAACGCCTATGGCAAGGTTGCGCCTGCGACAATGCTCTCCGAGACCTTTTACGCCGATGTGATGCTCGAAGCAGGAGGTCGATTGCCTTTGCCCGATAATCACGAGGACAGAGGGATCTACATCGTCGAAGGCTCAATATTGATAGCTGGACAGGAGTATCAATCATCTCAAATGATGGTCTTCCGTCCAGGAGACAAAATCACCGTCTCGGCCGGTGAGAAAGGTGCTCGGATCATGATCCTCGGCGGCTCCACCCTTGAGGGGCCACGTTACATCTGGTGGAACTTCGTTGCCTCGTCAAAAGAGCGTATCGAAGAAGCCAAAGCCGAATGGCGCGCAGCAAACTGGGGCAAAGGACGTTTCGATCTCCCTCTCAATGATCGTGATGAGTACATCCCCATGCCGGCTTGA
- a CDS encoding LysR family transcriptional regulator, translating into MDIEELETFVEVADSGGISPAARRLGLSKSIVSRRLSRLELALGVQLLARTTRGAALTEAGATFREHAARICDELELAKDTLLPTGELCGRLRIAMPLSFGPTHFAPVLAKMAQRHPQLQINACYSDRFVDIIAEGFDCAIRLGHLPDSNLIAKRFAPIHGKLVASPSYIEMYGAPETPEDIVLHQAVLQGTEAWHLMDGDKIVTVQPQGRFKSDNGIALTAAAAEGLGIGCLPNCLTHEYLVSGALVPVMPQYPPKSGAGFVVRPPGSYLDRKVRILTEMLIEHVQSNPHLWEE; encoded by the coding sequence TTGGACATAGAAGAATTAGAAACATTTGTGGAAGTTGCTGACTCTGGGGGAATTTCTCCTGCCGCGCGTCGATTGGGTCTCTCCAAATCAATCGTCAGTCGGCGACTTTCACGTCTGGAATTGGCGCTTGGTGTCCAGCTTCTGGCACGTACGACCCGAGGTGCGGCACTTACTGAGGCCGGAGCGACATTTCGCGAACATGCTGCGAGGATTTGTGATGAATTAGAGTTGGCGAAAGACACACTGCTGCCAACGGGTGAGCTTTGCGGACGGCTTCGTATCGCCATGCCGCTTTCATTTGGTCCGACCCACTTTGCCCCTGTTCTTGCAAAAATGGCGCAACGCCATCCCCAGCTTCAAATCAATGCCTGCTATAGTGATCGTTTCGTAGATATTATCGCCGAGGGGTTCGATTGCGCGATCCGGCTGGGCCACCTTCCTGACTCCAACCTGATTGCAAAGCGGTTTGCGCCCATTCATGGCAAGCTCGTTGCAAGCCCCTCGTACATAGAGATGTATGGTGCACCTGAAACGCCCGAAGATATTGTACTTCACCAAGCCGTTTTACAGGGTACCGAGGCGTGGCATTTGATGGACGGTGACAAAATCGTCACGGTGCAGCCGCAAGGGCGTTTCAAGTCGGACAATGGCATAGCACTGACCGCTGCTGCCGCAGAAGGTCTTGGGATTGGATGTCTTCCCAATTGCCTTACCCACGAATACTTGGTCTCCGGAGCCCTCGTTCCGGTGATGCCGCAATATCCCCCAAAATCGGGAGCGGGCTTTGTGGTGCGACCACCGGGAAGTTACCTGGACCGCAAGGTGCGCATACTGACCGAAATGCTGATTGAGCATGTCCAGTCCAATCCCCATCTCTGGGAAGAATAG
- a CDS encoding hydrolase — protein sequence MNIRNGLASLLRPEDSVLVLIDHQPYQLANLNSHDPHMVVNNTVGLAKAAKAFGVPTILTSVIARQGGNIFPQITDVFPGQEIIDRTLINTWQDPKVVDVVKETGRKQLVIAGLWTEVCVAMPTIQALGEGWDVTVVTDACGGVSVEAHEVAIQRMISAGANMMTWLALASEWQRDWAREEHIPELAEILKQHAGASGVAFQWEQQLLNTPVPG from the coding sequence ATGAATATTCGCAATGGCCTTGCTTCACTCCTTCGCCCCGAAGACTCAGTACTTGTGTTGATCGACCATCAACCCTACCAACTTGCAAATCTCAACAGCCACGATCCTCACATGGTGGTGAACAACACGGTGGGGCTGGCAAAAGCTGCCAAGGCGTTTGGCGTGCCGACCATCTTAACTTCCGTGATCGCACGTCAGGGCGGGAACATTTTCCCCCAGATTACCGATGTTTTCCCCGGACAGGAAATCATTGACCGGACTTTGATCAACACCTGGCAAGACCCAAAAGTGGTAGATGTCGTCAAGGAAACAGGACGCAAGCAACTTGTCATTGCGGGCCTGTGGACCGAAGTCTGTGTCGCCATGCCAACGATTCAGGCCCTCGGCGAAGGGTGGGATGTCACGGTCGTAACAGATGCATGCGGCGGTGTTTCAGTCGAGGCACATGAAGTCGCTATCCAAAGGATGATCTCAGCCGGCGCGAACATGATGACATGGCTGGCCCTGGCCTCCGAATGGCAACGCGACTGGGCGCGCGAAGAACATATTCCCGAACTTGCCGAGATACTTAAGCAACATGCCGGGGCGAGTGGTGTCGCATTCCAATGGGAACAGCAACTGCTTAACACACCTGTCCCCGGCTAG